The Terriglobia bacterium genome includes a region encoding these proteins:
- a CDS encoding PDZ domain-containing protein: MKRPTSAKPGQMWATLVLILVCSWPALAQTAAPVTPEQGTGPGHVGGVNIEVGYTVSLKSAAQHIVHVSMRVRPLAPKHSYQLQLPVWNALYQVRDFAQYVRAVAAHDNGGVALNVTLVDKTTWKVDAQGPLTFEYDVLADNAGPFGAELNEHHAFLNLAEILMYPLGLRDGWLQVVFTDVPTAWKLATSLRQIRTNLLLARNYDELVDSPVELGTFQESVLQEPGATYRVVVDANPGDYDMSAITGMAHNLAITEVEWMQDRPFGEYVFIYHFPRGPAGGGMEHAYSTAIDASADRVKRNPLSLADVTAHEFFHLWNVKRIRPQSLEPVDYTKEQYTRALWFSEGVTSTVADYMRVRAGYLDEKGFLSELAADIRYLESRPARLTQSVEESSLDTWLEKYPPYESPQRSISYYNKGEILGMLLDLQMREASAGKRSLRDLFLWMNDHYAKQGKFFPDSRGVEEAAEAVTGADFREFFARFVAGADAIPYDEFFATVGLRLDKQTVVLPDPGFRTVRRPANAAIVVSVNADSEAEKAGLRPGDIVQQVNGRAPAEAPENNLMTLRIGDTVDLRVSGATGARRVKFKLAGTPAENYALVEREGVTEAQRARRAAWIRGDSE, encoded by the coding sequence ATGAAAAGACCCACATCTGCCAAACCCGGGCAGATGTGGGCCACCCTCGTTCTTATCCTTGTATGTAGCTGGCCGGCCCTGGCGCAGACGGCCGCGCCGGTTACGCCCGAGCAGGGAACTGGTCCAGGCCACGTCGGCGGCGTCAACATCGAGGTCGGCTATACCGTTTCGTTAAAGAGTGCGGCGCAGCATATCGTGCATGTATCTATGCGTGTCCGCCCGCTTGCCCCGAAGCACTCCTACCAGCTGCAGCTTCCCGTGTGGAACGCGCTCTACCAGGTTCGCGATTTCGCGCAGTATGTCCGAGCGGTTGCGGCTCACGACAATGGCGGTGTTGCACTGAACGTGACGCTAGTCGACAAAACGACGTGGAAAGTGGATGCGCAGGGTCCCCTGACCTTCGAATATGACGTGCTCGCCGACAACGCCGGACCGTTCGGGGCGGAGTTGAATGAGCATCATGCGTTCTTGAACCTTGCCGAAATCCTGATGTACCCGCTTGGATTGAGGGACGGCTGGTTGCAGGTGGTGTTCACGGACGTTCCCACAGCCTGGAAGCTTGCGACATCGCTGCGGCAAATCCGCACGAATCTATTGCTCGCCCGCAATTACGATGAGCTGGTCGATTCTCCCGTTGAGCTAGGAACGTTTCAGGAATCTGTTTTGCAAGAACCCGGCGCAACCTACCGCGTCGTGGTGGATGCCAATCCGGGCGATTACGACATGAGCGCGATCACCGGGATGGCTCATAACCTCGCAATCACCGAGGTTGAATGGATGCAGGACCGTCCGTTCGGCGAGTACGTTTTCATCTACCACTTCCCGCGCGGCCCCGCGGGCGGCGGCATGGAGCACGCCTACTCCACCGCGATCGACGCCTCCGCCGACCGCGTCAAGCGCAACCCGCTGTCGCTCGCCGACGTCACTGCCCACGAATTTTTTCACCTGTGGAACGTGAAGCGCATCCGCCCGCAGTCTCTGGAACCGGTGGACTACACCAAGGAGCAGTACACGCGCGCGCTGTGGTTCAGCGAAGGCGTCACCTCCACTGTCGCCGACTACATGCGGGTGCGCGCCGGCTATCTCGACGAGAAAGGATTCCTCTCCGAACTCGCCGCCGACATCCGTTACTTGGAATCCCGCCCGGCGCGCCTGACCCAATCCGTGGAAGAATCCAGTCTCGATACCTGGCTGGAGAAATATCCGCCGTATGAGTCACCGCAGCGCTCGATTTCCTACTACAACAAGGGCGAGATCCTCGGCATGCTGCTTGACTTGCAAATGCGCGAGGCGAGCGCCGGCAAGCGGTCGTTGCGCGACCTTTTCCTCTGGATGAACGACCATTACGCCAAGCAGGGCAAATTCTTTCCCGATTCCCGCGGTGTTGAGGAAGCCGCGGAGGCGGTCACGGGCGCCGACTTCCGTGAATTTTTCGCGCGCTTCGTCGCCGGCGCCGATGCCATTCCGTACGATGAGTTTTTCGCGACCGTCGGTCTTCGTCTCGACAAGCAAACCGTCGTGCTCCCCGATCCCGGTTTCCGCACCGTCCGCCGCCCGGCCAACGCCGCGATCGTGGTATCGGTGAATGCCGACAGCGAAGCCGAAAAGGCGGGCCTGCGCCCCGGCGATATCGTTCAGCAGGTCAACGGGAGGGCGCCCGCCGAGGCGCCGGAGAATAATCTGATGACCCTGCGCATCGGCGACACCGTGGACCTGCGAGTTTCCGGCGCCACCGGCGCGCGTCGCGTGAAATTCAAGCTCGCCGGCACGCCGGCTGAGAACTACGCGCTGGTGGAGCGCGAAGGCGTTACCGAGGCCCAGCGTGCCCGCCGTGCCGCCTGGATCCGCGGCGACTCGGAATAA
- the dapF gene encoding diaminopimelate epimerase, whose translation MSAIPFTKAHACGNDFLLIEGKHAPKDLEAFAVKIFDWHQGVGADGVLFNADGSEAEISGNGTRCVAAHLVAQKKRDKLTIRTGAGIKTCALIRHEGHHFEFEIAMGEPQVGDPFSLKMAFGEQLGIPVSMGNPHFVLFVDEFVPGWQAEASEIEHHHDFKFGTNVELVRILAKGEIEIRIFERGVGETRSSGTGSCAAAVAAIASGRAQSPLRVTSPGGSQTVRWEREVFLTGPAEIVCRGEFFIG comes from the coding sequence ATGTCCGCCATTCCATTCACCAAGGCTCACGCATGCGGCAACGACTTCCTGCTCATTGAGGGCAAGCACGCCCCCAAGGATCTGGAGGCGTTTGCGGTTAAGATCTTCGACTGGCATCAAGGCGTTGGTGCCGACGGCGTCCTGTTTAACGCCGACGGCTCTGAGGCCGAAATCTCCGGCAATGGCACGCGCTGCGTCGCCGCCCACCTGGTGGCGCAGAAAAAACGCGACAAGCTGACCATCCGTACCGGCGCGGGCATCAAGACCTGCGCCCTCATCCGTCACGAAGGGCATCATTTTGAATTTGAAATCGCCATGGGCGAGCCGCAGGTCGGCGATCCGTTTTCCCTCAAGATGGCTTTCGGCGAGCAGCTTGGCATTCCGGTCTCAATGGGCAACCCGCACTTTGTGTTGTTCGTGGATGAGTTCGTTCCCGGATGGCAGGCGGAGGCGAGCGAGATCGAGCATCATCACGACTTCAAGTTTGGCACGAACGTTGAGCTGGTACGCATTCTAGCCAAAGGAGAAATTGAAATCCGAATTTTCGAGCGTGGGGTGGGCGAAACGCGCTCCTCGGGTACCGGATCGTGCGCCGCCGCCGTGGCCGCAATCGCCAGCGGACGGGCGCAGTCGCCGCTGCGCGTGACATCGCCCGGCGGCTCGCAGACGGTGCGCTGGGAACGCGAGGTCTTCCTCACCGGCCCGGCGGAGATTGTGTGTCGTGGAGAATTTTTCATCGGGTGA
- a CDS encoding LD-carboxypeptidase → MNAMPGVRNDSSKTPTLLKPPALRPGDRVGIVAPASYFKRELFDRGVAALRRMGYEPVFLDTIFDRDLYFAGSAARRARELEGMFSRDDIRAILCVRGGYGANYLLPHIDLDIVRKHPKIFAGYSDVTCLLTWFHDAAGLVTFHGPMITGDFAREHGVNEMSWQAATAGNFNWELASHQVFGLNPMVPGHAEGALYGGCLSILVASLGTPYEAQTEGKLLFLEDVGAKPYQIDRMLMQMKFAGKFRDVRGIIFGEMMDCIQSPDQPYTLQEIVQRIVGDLRIPIAYGLRSGHVSRENATLPFGVKVALTVTAETVRLEFLESAVAARGIATSGDRTSG, encoded by the coding sequence ATGAACGCAATGCCGGGCGTGCGAAACGATTCATCCAAGACGCCAACTCTGCTCAAGCCTCCCGCGCTCCGTCCCGGCGACCGCGTGGGGATTGTCGCGCCCGCCAGCTATTTCAAGCGCGAGCTATTCGATCGCGGTGTGGCGGCGCTGCGCCGGATGGGATACGAGCCCGTATTCCTCGACACCATCTTCGACCGCGATCTCTATTTTGCCGGTTCGGCCGCCAGACGAGCTCGCGAACTGGAAGGCATGTTCTCCCGCGATGACATCCGCGCCATCCTCTGTGTGCGCGGCGGTTACGGCGCCAATTACCTGCTGCCGCATATCGACCTGGACATCGTCCGCAAGCATCCCAAAATTTTTGCCGGCTACAGCGACGTCACCTGCCTGCTCACATGGTTCCACGATGCTGCCGGCCTGGTGACGTTTCACGGTCCCATGATCACCGGTGATTTCGCCCGCGAGCACGGCGTCAACGAAATGTCGTGGCAGGCGGCGACTGCGGGGAACTTCAACTGGGAACTGGCTTCGCACCAGGTGTTCGGACTCAATCCGATGGTGCCGGGCCACGCCGAGGGCGCGCTCTACGGCGGCTGCCTGTCCATCCTGGTGGCTTCGCTCGGCACCCCCTACGAAGCGCAGACGGAAGGCAAGCTGCTTTTTTTGGAAGACGTCGGCGCCAAGCCTTACCAGATCGATCGTATGCTGATGCAGATGAAGTTCGCGGGAAAGTTCCGCGACGTGCGCGGCATCATCTTCGGCGAGATGATGGACTGCATCCAGTCGCCCGACCAGCCCTACACCTTGCAGGAAATCGTGCAGAGAATTGTCGGCGATCTCCGGATTCCCATCGCGTATGGCTTGAGATCGGGACACGTCTCGCGCGAAAATGCAACCTTGCCTTTTGGGGTGAAAGTGGCGCTCACCGTGACCGCGGAAACCGTCCGCCTCGAGTTTCTGGAAAGTGCGGTGGCGGCGCGGGGAATTGCAACATCGGGTGATCGGACGAGCGGGTGA
- a CDS encoding threonine ammonia-lyase, producing the protein MLQPTAKEGAPNLPIPALPATSGVTLNEIRLAAARIREAIPASPCTVSRALSELTGGTVFLKLENLQRTGSYKERGALNRLLALTPAERQQALVTASAGNHAQAVAYHAARLSLKAEIWMPLTTPLIKVSATRAWGAEVVLEGTNFDDTFGAALERCRQNGAIFIHPFDDERVMAGQGTLALELVDQLPKLDAVVVPVGGGGLIAGIAVALKEINPSIQVIGVQTALLPSMLEAVKHGKPVHLAGKSTIADGIAVRSAGEKTMPIVARLVDDLVLVDEEEIAAAVLLLLEREKTLAEGAGAVAVAALMHGKLSLAGKRVAAIVSGGNMDVTLLSRIIERGLVKDGRLVRLRIPLPDHPGALHRLTEVIARNRVNIVETSYHRAFHGAKLSHTVIDLTMETRGHEHCDQLIRALEEAGYEHERIV; encoded by the coding sequence ATGCTGCAACCAACCGCAAAAGAGGGTGCGCCGAATCTTCCGATCCCAGCCCTGCCAGCGACCAGCGGTGTCACGCTGAACGAGATACGCCTGGCGGCGGCCCGGATTCGTGAGGCGATCCCGGCCTCACCCTGTACGGTGTCGCGCGCGCTGTCGGAGCTGACAGGTGGCACCGTTTTTCTGAAGCTTGAGAATCTGCAACGCACCGGCTCCTACAAAGAGCGCGGCGCACTGAACCGTCTGCTCGCGCTCACGCCTGCCGAGCGCCAACAAGCTCTGGTGACAGCTTCGGCCGGCAATCATGCCCAGGCGGTGGCCTACCATGCTGCGCGACTGAGCCTCAAAGCAGAGATCTGGATGCCGCTCACCACGCCGCTGATCAAGGTATCGGCTACTCGCGCCTGGGGCGCCGAAGTGGTGCTGGAAGGCACAAATTTTGACGATACGTTTGGTGCAGCCCTGGAGCGTTGCCGCCAGAACGGGGCGATCTTTATTCATCCGTTTGACGACGAACGAGTGATGGCCGGCCAGGGAACCCTGGCTCTGGAGTTGGTGGATCAACTGCCGAAGCTCGACGCGGTCGTGGTTCCGGTTGGTGGCGGAGGGTTGATTGCGGGCATCGCCGTGGCGCTCAAGGAAATCAATCCGTCGATTCAGGTGATCGGCGTTCAGACGGCCTTGCTGCCCTCGATGCTGGAGGCGGTGAAGCACGGCAAGCCGGTCCATTTGGCCGGCAAATCAACCATTGCAGACGGCATCGCGGTGCGATCGGCAGGCGAGAAGACCATGCCGATTGTCGCGCGCCTGGTCGACGATCTGGTGCTGGTGGACGAGGAAGAGATCGCGGCCGCCGTGCTGCTGCTGCTGGAACGTGAAAAGACTTTGGCGGAAGGCGCGGGCGCAGTCGCGGTGGCGGCGCTGATGCATGGCAAGCTGTCCCTGGCCGGCAAACGCGTAGCCGCCATCGTCTCGGGCGGCAACATGGACGTCACCCTGCTTTCCCGCATTATCGAGCGCGGCCTGGTCAAAGACGGGCGGCTGGTGAGGCTGAGAATTCCCCTGCCCGATCATCCCGGCGCGCTGCACCGCTTGACCGAAGTGATCGCCCGCAACCGCGTCAACATCGTCGAGACCAGCTACCACCGCGCCTTTCATGGCGCCAAGCTCAGCCACACGGTGATCGATCTGACCATGGAAACACGCGGCCATGAGCACTGCGATCAACTGATCCGCGCCCTCGAGGAAGCAGGCTACGAACACGAGCGCATCGTCTGA
- a CDS encoding 1-acyl-sn-glycerol-3-phosphate acyltransferase translates to MRTLLILAWWTLMTPLTALLTLPVALLTGNSDFLYRASMWVVRVGVRLAGVRLQIVGRDQLDPARTYIFMSNHVSNLDPPVLIPLLPGRTSVLVKKELFRIPILGFAMRVARLVPVDRRNRDAAIASVRAAADVIRSGLSMTIFPEGTRSLDGRLQPLKKGPFYLAIESGCPIVPVTLLGTYEILPKGKRLIAPEKAVAQIVFHPPISPQDFPDRDALIAAVRDSIASALPEDRR, encoded by the coding sequence ATGCGCACGCTGCTCATCCTCGCCTGGTGGACGCTGATGACGCCCCTCACTGCTTTGCTGACGCTGCCGGTTGCGCTGCTCACCGGCAACAGCGATTTCCTCTATCGCGCCAGCATGTGGGTGGTGCGCGTCGGCGTCAGGCTCGCCGGCGTTCGCCTCCAGATCGTCGGACGCGACCAGCTTGATCCCGCCCGAACCTACATCTTCATGTCGAACCATGTCTCCAATCTTGACCCGCCGGTGCTCATCCCGCTTCTGCCCGGGCGCACTTCGGTGCTGGTCAAAAAGGAGTTGTTCCGCATTCCCATTCTCGGGTTCGCGATGCGCGTCGCCCGCCTTGTCCCGGTGGACCGCCGCAATCGCGATGCCGCCATCGCCAGCGTGCGCGCCGCCGCCGATGTGATCCGCTCCGGCCTGAGCATGACCATCTTTCCCGAAGGCACCCGCTCGTTGGATGGCCGCCTGCAGCCGCTCAAGAAAGGTCCCTTCTATCTCGCCATTGAATCCGGTTGCCCGATCGTGCCGGTCACGCTGCTCGGCACCTACGAAATCCTGCCGAAAGGGAAGCGGCTGATCGCGCCGGAGAAGGCAGTGGCGCAGATCGTTTTTCACCCGCCGATCTCACCCCAGGATTTTCCGGATCGCGACGCCCTCATCGCCGCGGTGCGCGATTCCATCGCCAGCGCGCTGCCGGAGGATCGAAGATAG
- a CDS encoding Rrf2 family transcriptional regulator, whose amino-acid sequence MLSATSEYALRALSRLAQLSRGEAILGRDLSKATGVPQQYLAKIMLSLRNAGLVLATRGTGGGYMLLRPADAIHLIDVVSLFEGPSTWPHCLLRGDRKCTSDKPCTAHAHWGKVRDGYLEFLERTTLIDITEGNAHETQLTRPLRKKRARATTNC is encoded by the coding sequence ATGCTCTCCGCCACCTCCGAATACGCCCTGCGCGCGCTCAGCCGGCTGGCTCAGCTCTCTCGCGGCGAAGCCATCCTCGGCCGCGACCTGTCCAAAGCGACCGGCGTGCCCCAGCAGTACCTGGCGAAGATCATGCTCTCGCTGCGCAATGCCGGGCTGGTGTTGGCCACCCGCGGTACCGGCGGCGGCTACATGTTGCTCCGTCCCGCCGACGCCATTCACCTCATCGATGTCGTCAGCCTCTTCGAAGGCCCTTCCACCTGGCCGCATTGTTTGCTGCGCGGCGATCGAAAATGCACCTCGGACAAGCCCTGCACGGCCCACGCCCACTGGGGCAAGGTCCGCGACGGCTACCTCGAATTTCTCGAGCGCACCACGCTCATTGACATTACGGAGGGCAACGCGCATGAGACGCAGCTCACCCGCCCT
- the mpl gene encoding UDP-N-acetylmuramate:L-alanyl-gamma-D-glutamyl-meso-diaminopimelate ligase, with protein sequence MSKHVHLIGICGTAMASLAGMLKQRGFDVRGSDTAVYPPMSDFLASLDIPVAQPYAAQNLDPRPDLVIVGNAISRGNPELERVLNDRIPFQSMAQLLYDEFLRGREIISVAGTHGKTTTTSMLAWIFEAAGRRPSFLIGGIAENFRASFKLDGGRHFIIEGDEYDTAFFDKGPKFLHYFPDAVVLTSVEFDHADIYKDLDSVKTAFKRLVNLVPQRGRIIAWDGAPEVDECVARAFCPVERYGFAGESHWRVTGVRYDTDRTRWSVLRQGKPWAEFDFALAGEYNVLNATAAAAMASTSGIDAAQIAEALSTFQSVKRRLEVKAEIGGITIIDDFAHHPTAIAEALKALHTRYPGRRLWAVLEPRSNTLRRNVFHEALAQSLSMADEVIVAGIFKSEAIPQAERLDVGEVVLAVRRRGTPARQLPDADAIVSAIVPELRSGDVVAILSNGGFGGIYEKLPRSLKSREVSAKA encoded by the coding sequence ATGTCGAAGCACGTTCATCTGATCGGTATCTGTGGCACCGCCATGGCATCGCTGGCGGGCATGCTGAAGCAGCGCGGCTTCGATGTCCGCGGCTCCGACACCGCCGTCTATCCGCCGATGTCGGATTTCCTCGCCTCGCTCGACATTCCGGTTGCGCAGCCCTACGCCGCCCAAAACCTCGATCCCCGCCCTGACCTGGTCATTGTCGGCAATGCCATCTCCCGCGGAAACCCTGAGCTGGAGCGCGTTTTGAACGACCGCATCCCGTTTCAGTCCATGGCCCAGTTGCTCTACGACGAATTCCTGCGCGGCCGCGAAATCATCAGTGTCGCGGGCACGCACGGCAAGACGACCACCACCTCCATGCTGGCGTGGATCTTCGAAGCCGCCGGCCGCCGCCCGTCGTTCCTCATCGGCGGCATCGCGGAAAATTTCCGCGCCAGCTTCAAACTGGACGGCGGGCGCCACTTCATCATCGAGGGCGACGAGTACGACACCGCCTTTTTCGACAAGGGCCCGAAGTTCCTGCACTACTTTCCCGACGCCGTCGTGCTCACTTCCGTCGAGTTCGATCACGCCGACATCTACAAGGACCTTGACTCGGTGAAGACCGCCTTCAAGCGCCTGGTCAACCTGGTGCCGCAGCGCGGGCGCATCATCGCATGGGACGGCGCGCCCGAGGTGGACGAATGTGTCGCGCGCGCCTTCTGCCCTGTCGAACGCTACGGCTTTGCCGGCGAGTCGCACTGGCGCGTCACCGGCGTCCGCTACGATACCGACCGCACCCGCTGGTCGGTGCTGCGCCAAGGAAAGCCTTGGGCGGAGTTCGATTTCGCGCTCGCCGGCGAGTACAACGTGCTCAACGCCACCGCTGCCGCGGCCATGGCGTCCACTTCCGGCATTGACGCCGCGCAGATCGCCGAAGCGTTGAGCACCTTCCAGAGCGTGAAGCGCCGCCTGGAGGTGAAGGCCGAAATCGGCGGCATCACCATCATCGACGATTTTGCGCATCATCCCACCGCCATAGCCGAAGCGCTGAAGGCGCTGCACACGCGCTATCCCGGACGCCGCTTGTGGGCCGTGCTGGAGCCGCGCTCGAACACGCTGCGCCGCAACGTCTTCCACGAAGCTTTGGCGCAAAGCCTCTCCATGGCCGACGAGGTGATCGTAGCCGGCATCTTTAAGTCGGAGGCGATTCCGCAGGCCGAGCGGCTCGATGTCGGCGAGGTCGTGCTGGCAGTCCGCCGCCGTGGCACGCCGGCGCGGCAATTGCCCGATGCTGACGCCATCGTCAGTGCCATCGTGCCCGAACTGCGCTCCGGCGACGTGGTCGCCATTCTTTCCAATGGCGGCTTCGGCGGCATCTATGAGAAGCTTCCGCGTTCGCTGAAAAGCCGCGAGGTCTCCGCGAAAGCGTGA
- the ribA gene encoding GTP cyclohydrolase II produces the protein MTPSKHVRKLAEADFPTRWGQFRIVGFEGQFPTGSNGSGERRKETAVALVMGDIHARAPLVRIHSQCLTGDVFGSLRCDCRQQLEMALEMIAAAGCGVLVYEQQEGRGIGLMAKLQAYELQDRGLDTVEANEKLGFAADCRQYALPVEVLKALDLKEIKLLSNNPDKVAAVEAAGIAVRERVPCEPEPRSAHSKRYLRTKKEKMGHLFSK, from the coding sequence GTGACGCCATCGAAACATGTGCGCAAGCTCGCCGAAGCGGATTTTCCCACCCGCTGGGGACAGTTCCGCATCGTCGGGTTCGAAGGCCAGTTCCCCACGGGGTCGAACGGAAGCGGCGAGCGGCGCAAGGAAACCGCGGTCGCGCTGGTCATGGGCGACATTCACGCGCGCGCTCCGCTGGTGCGCATCCACTCGCAGTGCCTGACCGGCGACGTGTTCGGATCGCTGCGCTGCGATTGCCGCCAGCAACTGGAGATGGCGCTGGAGATGATCGCCGCGGCCGGTTGCGGCGTTCTGGTCTACGAGCAGCAGGAAGGGCGCGGCATCGGGCTGATGGCGAAGCTGCAGGCCTACGAACTGCAGGACCGCGGCCTAGACACGGTGGAGGCAAACGAGAAGCTGGGGTTCGCCGCCGACTGCCGCCAGTACGCGCTGCCGGTCGAGGTGCTGAAGGCGCTGGATCTGAAGGAGATTAAGCTCCTGTCAAATAACCCGGACAAAGTGGCGGCGGTGGAGGCCGCGGGGATCGCGGTGCGGGAGCGCGTGCCGTGCGAGCCGGAGCCGCGGTCAGCGCACTCCAAGCGGTACCTCAGGACCAAGAAAGAGAAGATGGGGCACCTGTTCTCGAAGTAA